The stretch of DNA ACGCCTCGGCGCGGTAGAAGGCGTAGTAGACGCACATCGAGAGGGCGAGCGTCGTCATCGCGAAGTAGATGCCCCGGGTGCGAATCGCGAGCACGCCCATGACGGCGGCGATGAGGGTGGCAAGCAGCGTGCCGGCGACGAGGGCGAGCGCCGGATGCAGCCCGTAATGGACGATGGCGATGCCGCTGCCATAGGCCCCTCCCCGAGGAAGGCGGCGTGGCCGAAGGAGAGGAGGCCCGTATACCCGAAGAGCAGGTTGAACCCGAGCGCATAGAGCCCGAGGACGAGGATGTTCACGGCGAGCGCCTGGTAGGGCGCGATCCAGGGAAAGACGAGAAGGAAGGCGAGCGTCAGGGCGACCCTGTGACGGCTCGCGAGCGCCAGCCAGCGGCCGGAGCCGGGCCGGGCCGAGGTCCGTGCGCCGCCCTTCGCCAGCGCCTGTCCGGGGGCTTTCGCGCTCATCCGAGCGCCCCCGCCCGGCCGAGCAGGCCGCGCGGCCGCACGAGGAGAACGAGGGCCATCAGGGCGAAGATCGCCATCTTGGTCATGTCCGGGGCGACCAGCGAGGTCATCGCCACGACGATGCCGACGATCATCCCGGCGAGCACCGCGCCGGCCAGCGAGCCCATGCCGCCGACGACCGTCACCACGAAGGCCTCGGCGAGCACCGGGATGCCCATCTCCGGCGTCACCCCCTGGAGCGGCGCGGCGAGGATGCCGGCGAGCCCGGCGAGCGCACAGCCGAGGCCGAACACCGCGAGCCAGACCTTCGACATCTCGATGCCGAGCACCTGCACGATCTGCGGATCCCGCGCTCCGGCCCGGATCACGAGGCCGAAGGAGGTGCGCTCGATGAACAGCCACAGAGCGCCGACCACCACGAGGGAGAAGGCGATCAGGAACAGCCGGTACAGGGGGAAATAGCCGATACCGATATCGACGGCCCCGCGCAGCTCCGGCGGCGCGCCGAAAGGCAGACCCGTCAGGCCGAAGGCAATGCGCACGCTC from Methylobacterium aquaticum encodes:
- a CDS encoding branched-chain amino acid ABC transporter permease, producing MNDITLAGFPLDLLALQLVTGVALGAIYVLVGIGLSLIFGLMNVVNFAHGAFFMAGAYVGVFLYGYTGNFWVSLVAAPLAMGLLGLVVERVLVRPLYGRGIDDPLLLTFGLSYVMVESVRIAFGLTGLPFGAPPELRGAVDIGIGYFPLYRLFLIAFSLVVVGALWLFIERTSFGLVIRAGARDPQIVQVLGIEMSKVWLAVFGLGCALAGLAGILAAPLQGVTPEMGIPVLAEAFVVTVVGGMGSLAGAVLAGMIVGIVVAMTSLVAPDMTKMAIFALMALVLLVRPRGLLGRAGALG